A stretch of the Rhinoderma darwinii isolate aRhiDar2 chromosome 3, aRhiDar2.hap1, whole genome shotgun sequence genome encodes the following:
- the VDAC3 gene encoding non-selective voltage-gated ion channel VDAC3 isoform X1 yields MLINNSNMIAMAVPPNYADLGKSARDVFNKGYGFGIVKLDLKTKSSSGVEFTSSGSSNTDTGKASGNLETKYKLKEAGITFTQKWNTDNTLGTEVALEDKLAKGLKLALDTTFVPNTGKKSAKLKTSYKREYANLGVDIDLDLAGPTIYGWGVLGYQGWLAGYQMAFDTAKSRLAQNNFALGYAAGDFQLHTNVNDGTEFGGSIYQKVNKDVETSVSLAWSAGSNNTRFGIGAKYQLDSNTTLSAKVNNASLIGVGYTQTLRPGVKLTLSALVNGKNFSSGGHKVGLGFELEA; encoded by the exons ATGCTTATAAATAATAGTAATATGAT AGCCATGGCCGTACCACCAAACTACGCAGACCTGGGCAAATCTGCCCGTGATGTTTTTAACAAAGGATATG GGTTTGGGATAGTGAAGTTGGATCTAAAAACAAAATCCTCCAGCGGAGTG GAGTTCACAAGCAGCGGTTCTTCAAACACTGATACAGGCAAAGCATCCGGAAACCTGGAGACGAAGTACAAGCTGAAGGAGGCCGGAATCACCTTTACCCAGAAGTGGAACACGGACAACACTTTAGGGACGGAGGTCGCCTTAGAAGACAAG CTGGCGAAAGGCTTAAAGCTGGCGCTGGATACCACCTTTGTACCCAATACCGG TAAGAAGAGTGCCAAACTGAAGACCTCCTACAAGAGAGAGTATGCCAACCTGGGAGTTGATATTGATCTGGACTTGGCTGGTCCCACTATATATGGCTGGGGTGTCCTGGGCTACCAAGGCTGGCTGGCAGGCTACCAGATGGCTTTTGACACAGCGAAGTCCAGACTGGCGCAGAACAACTTTGCACTGGGCTACGCAGCGGGAGACTTCCAGTTGCACACAAACGT GAATGATGGTACAGAGTTTGGGGGGTCTATCTATCAAAAGGTCAATAAGGATGTGGAGACTTCTGTGAGCCTTGCGTGGAGTGCAGGAAGCAACAACACACGTTTTGGCATTGGAGCCAAGTACCAGCTGGACTCAAACACCACACTCTCT GCCAAAGTTAACAATGCCAGCCTGATTGGAGTAGGTTACACGCAGACCCTGCGACCTG GAGTGAAGCTAACCCTGTCTGCTCTGGTCAACGGGAAGAACTTTAGCTCCGGTGGCCACAAAGTTGGGCTTGGCTTTGAGCTAGAAGCATAA
- the VDAC3 gene encoding non-selective voltage-gated ion channel VDAC3 isoform X2, whose product MAVPPNYADLGKSARDVFNKGYGFGIVKLDLKTKSSSGVEFTSSGSSNTDTGKASGNLETKYKLKEAGITFTQKWNTDNTLGTEVALEDKLAKGLKLALDTTFVPNTGKKSAKLKTSYKREYANLGVDIDLDLAGPTIYGWGVLGYQGWLAGYQMAFDTAKSRLAQNNFALGYAAGDFQLHTNVNDGTEFGGSIYQKVNKDVETSVSLAWSAGSNNTRFGIGAKYQLDSNTTLSAKVNNASLIGVGYTQTLRPGVKLTLSALVNGKNFSSGGHKVGLGFELEA is encoded by the exons ATGGCCGTACCACCAAACTACGCAGACCTGGGCAAATCTGCCCGTGATGTTTTTAACAAAGGATATG GGTTTGGGATAGTGAAGTTGGATCTAAAAACAAAATCCTCCAGCGGAGTG GAGTTCACAAGCAGCGGTTCTTCAAACACTGATACAGGCAAAGCATCCGGAAACCTGGAGACGAAGTACAAGCTGAAGGAGGCCGGAATCACCTTTACCCAGAAGTGGAACACGGACAACACTTTAGGGACGGAGGTCGCCTTAGAAGACAAG CTGGCGAAAGGCTTAAAGCTGGCGCTGGATACCACCTTTGTACCCAATACCGG TAAGAAGAGTGCCAAACTGAAGACCTCCTACAAGAGAGAGTATGCCAACCTGGGAGTTGATATTGATCTGGACTTGGCTGGTCCCACTATATATGGCTGGGGTGTCCTGGGCTACCAAGGCTGGCTGGCAGGCTACCAGATGGCTTTTGACACAGCGAAGTCCAGACTGGCGCAGAACAACTTTGCACTGGGCTACGCAGCGGGAGACTTCCAGTTGCACACAAACGT GAATGATGGTACAGAGTTTGGGGGGTCTATCTATCAAAAGGTCAATAAGGATGTGGAGACTTCTGTGAGCCTTGCGTGGAGTGCAGGAAGCAACAACACACGTTTTGGCATTGGAGCCAAGTACCAGCTGGACTCAAACACCACACTCTCT GCCAAAGTTAACAATGCCAGCCTGATTGGAGTAGGTTACACGCAGACCCTGCGACCTG GAGTGAAGCTAACCCTGTCTGCTCTGGTCAACGGGAAGAACTTTAGCTCCGGTGGCCACAAAGTTGGGCTTGGCTTTGAGCTAGAAGCATAA